In one window of Harpia harpyja isolate bHarHar1 chromosome 11, bHarHar1 primary haplotype, whole genome shotgun sequence DNA:
- the FAM174C gene encoding protein FAM174C: MEFYSLYRRAGSGSCGGQNGGPAGETTAPRGGAAVAGRGRPGGARPGPARNGAAPERCVRLRRARPVPAPRGTVPPPSCARPAEAPLAAPRHRAPSGPAMLRPRPLCLLLLLLLLLLHVGRAASPAPPATPSPLNATEAPRAAAGNGTRPGPPPASQRPPGSGLSAGSGLPVLKRAVYVLSALSLLAALYFLLRAFRPRSEGPRNERKTHFRLKKPQRKKYGLLSNYDENIEMASFDSDEDTVFETRNLRR, translated from the exons GTTCTGGCAGCTGCGGGGGGCAGAACGGCGGCCCCGCGGGGGAAACCACCGCCCCGAGAGGCGGAGCGGCGGTGGCGGGTCGCGGCCGGCCTGGGGGAGCGCGCCCTGGGCCGGCCCGGAACGGCGCTGCCCCGGAACGCTGCGTGCGGctccgccgggcccggccggTGCCTGCGCCGCGCGGCACCGTCCCGCCGCCTTCCTGCGCCCGCCCCGCCGAGGCGCCGCTCGCCGCTCCGCGCCACCGGGCCCCGTCCGGCCCGGCCATGCTGCGGCCGAGgcccctctgcctcctccttctcctcctcctcctcctcctgcacgTCGGCCGGGccgcctcccccgctcctccgGCCACCCCCAGCCCGCTCAACGCCACGGAGGCGCCGCGGGCGGCCGCGGGTAATGGGAcgcggccgggcccgccgccggcATCGCAACGACCGCCGGGGTCGGGGCTGTCGGCGGGATCGGGGCTGCCGGTGCTGAAGCGGGCGGTGTACGTGCTGAGCGCCCTCTCGTTGCTGGCCGCGCTCTATTTCCTCCTGCGGGCGTTCCG CCCTAGGTCAGAGGGACCCAGAAATGAGCGCAAAACTCATTTCAGGTTGAAGAAACCTCAGCGGAAGAAATACGGCCTTCTGTCGAATTACGACGAGAACATAGAGATGGCCTCGTTTGACAGCGACGAGGACACGGTGTTTGAAACAAGAAATCTGAGGCG ATGA